One part of the Drosophila teissieri strain GT53w chromosome 3R, Prin_Dtei_1.1, whole genome shotgun sequence genome encodes these proteins:
- the LOC122622646 gene encoding ectopic P granules protein 5 homolog isoform X2 yields MATLVKPKKQSKRTYNRGPIQKEEEEEHAELSTSEEQRPSENVSLLEEFERVAALASSSSGEAIISHECCISSDVGEPPQEPETKEHTETEAQPSAPSAPPSTTGHIVQYPNLQPMQMSNAQVEEHSAKIVYRQAESPTGFALARSHIKPLSTEELRRIYDCPDLELAKQFELEFLMNSLLESSEADPLYAAVMEYYELQGNITSNLHDVEKLRKGCTETQKQIWVRQPVTRTFSGTCGDGNVVQECVTYDVIKVDPIKLELAQTALTGLYDMVCHAYTNNSITAKITKVKVDQIINDLLAYPNLDDQSVVSLNYTQSGQALECVSQLRRAISILFSFVRRPSPNANFDKDLKEWLRKLIALQLLLATREDHWFLLFNILRCPNGVGSWAAQFLQLPGTRAVRRGSQQNELPLDLNSPELNHCMAVLQILLMPVKKRNEYLKSQAQAHRELSATTGATDRWIVVDSDGEDSHTSAGECIGLKESDLIALLNQLPFEKIFTSALRIEKFLDDYILEPDMITAQQMLAVVVFFSQLVKTIGDGLLTYNNERYKQLAKRLGRLVRHTLQYVFDYNELFINNNLFKSSDMYERIQVELQALLVRACGYIYRTRNLGTWQYFSTLPFGTLDAEVIWHLFYYLNVGFPTDLANDLVSNAEAAFQAEDFWRKFDLANADVAPEDMYYLLQTFFEMANERNRSKDASLVKAICLHIFHIGYIHQSTREICYKTARDMLANLMDEDLFGCLLVQLKMRYGEVDQAAYLFKALPLENWHPSMDSFEVLSNWLLHFDYQSSESHLARLIISHLNWGLDCEGRLFLPHNIHVRMAHLVNESLNKYASEVIGASGISESVRQVSSLIDSTQSSREQFTNWCWRMVSVLRLHLMDQGVESVKRTLQHPTEPLLFIPELERMDMIFQGVNENRPLALYVGMLVSLHGHSIPLICQHGFNLLQQLLLDHRHAATIRCLELIVPLFLETPETLANCESFQRLMTTLLNADRTYLKLAKDMVYANSIGPILELLDNMLHHQIISYTNYGLCSPLNLLNIWLNCFTTLPGWSQNSNLLYLLDRMLRISYQFPDCRAQAVEFFYNYYKDCTDWKSAPKGSALKAFFGGQSVSRIPLISPQNCWLNLVILEIEFRLVDTRIFPELLRQISAQPVEAALKKTITLSKTNSFPASQLVIFKYAQLLASMDSTHALFPIVCQKFFELYLWRVPTENESLNFSHNFGVSDKFYEYNVPLMKCIKSQLKSADSYYSALATKNASDDAMADFYRNCCQLMQNCMLWLEETQINRFTSDTEHLPAQYNSEKLRELLSGHVNHWTEFLCLASLRKEQRHQADQWGRKVMRLPNQKAPRTPVQPKPRQPPAQHIKSLLNSYEKIVENPVHVRVEPIKTPPIDGNIVIQIQKKINTLNSTANNYHYKTSELNSLDLNYLERVPTLYSMIPYEETRRKECTSLLFKRNCTAPALIKLTPEHIRINDVISRKQTQNRERHDKIIEDILMAMNVDSFAQAIEELGVCVGALLVAPLESRVTQIGVQVFYHVVDNLNEVTMKFQPTHDLYFQVLEKLGVYLEADQATQGLKVLRLALKRPDLLELLAGVFVPSRTDVDHFLPMYEFLIDSHLKHCDTQTLFVLFSKFDLLGWMEAYQPKLSEINRLLLLVLQGLEAWSQPDSSLLQDLFRRHLVHIFGYDFPQHYGEVMQLVLDRTSDQKLMPLVLLDLLNALFVRSNCPELSLEQSEVRVHELALDFARRQKLFTLKAATDTLLLLSRHFQKERLHHGLHGLYPKHKDYCQALVLWFTSFGHTLLASAICSYQELLADQISDIVFGSIVETYSPWLIPYTEETVSGVAHWIRQLTPGQSKVLLPWSEQHVSSCKPMIRSFVATILQVLQYLPSSNKILEHVFAWYVHHFAQSNTAGHVLAPIHEGLAQLPWERFLPPAQHVEWLYDSLNKFLPESHAMLGHIFIRIEWNNWFAQMPQPVSILSRLFTIFVKIAFEPNIHMHPNTSKILEDAIHYPWHLVDYTELEQLLKWFVASVEPAIALKIPAESNYADRAVLELLRLACAMLPERSAQDAVVLGTAKRMLYTRSMVRMQRACGAKHQKLLVTKEGERAFSNAFLELLDSINGAISSCSEHRTMEEQRREALNLMLELVAPTQTQSQEVSNIHIKALVWWQQRCSPGNLVMCSTLPAIGHLNTYIASIYSLLETSIENYFRTSPESAPWHAPSWQGLMEALSMSLPKLDLMPIMQGSYFFSLHVFVVYKMEEIVTNGDKVTFLQDLTQLLENLKTSPLTEPRMALVWGVIIARGCQIAQFNQQVKKPLHMLARHLQIASTKAEGWGDGLLGVIGLKSEVITNRRKVLTRCLACVIFSLFPANRDLRLPSEEYESALRELSMLLANKKFTDIKPLIVRAVSLLKETTFPDIRAIPHMVCRLISIFYEESYLTTIPEVWDFAFKLIGT; encoded by the exons ATGGCCACGTTAGTGAAGCCCAAAAAGCAG AGCAAGAGGACTTACAACAGAGGGCCGatccaaaaagaagaagaggaggaacaTGCTGAGTTATCAACAAGTGAAGAACAAAGACCATCGGAGAATGTGTCTCTGCTGGAGGAATTCGAGCGAGTTGCGGCCTTGGCCAGCAGTTCCAGTGGCGAGGCAATCATAAGCCACGAGTGCTGCATCTCCAGCGATGTAGGAGAACCGCCGCAAGAGCCAGAAACAAAGGAACACACAGAAACAGAGGCCCAACCCAGTGCTCCAAGTGCCCCGCCCTCGACGACCGGTCACATCGTTCAGTACCCAAATCTGCAGCCTATGCAAATGTCCAATGCGCAGGTGGAGGAGCATTCCGCTAAGATTGTGTACCGACAGGCGGAGTCTCCAACGGGCTTCGCTCTGGCCAGGAGTCACATTAAACCATTAAGTACGGAGGAACTGCGGCGAATCTACGATTGCCCCGATCTGGAGTTGGCCAAGCAATTTGAGTTGGAATTCCTAATGAACTCATTGCTGGAGTCCAGCGAGGCAGATCCTCTGTATGCGGCTGTAATGGAATACTATGAACTGCAGGGAAATATCACCTCTAATCTGCACGATGTCGAGAAGTTGCGCAAGGGCTGCACCGAgacccaaaaacaaatatggGTCCGCCAGCCAGTTACACGTACTTTCAGTGGAACCTGCGGCGATGGCAATGTGGTCCAGGAATGCGTCACCTACGA TGTGATAAAGGTGGATCCCATTAAACTGGAACTGGCCCAGACGGCTTTAACAGGCCTATATGACATGGTGTGCCACGCGTATACCAACAACTCTATTACAGCCAAGATAACCAAAGTAAAGGTAGACCAAATCATCAATGATCTGCTGGCCTATCCCAATTTAGATGATCAGTCGGTGGTTTCATTGAACTACACACAATCTGGACAGGCTCTGGAGTGTGTTTCCCAACTGAGGCGAGCCATATCCATACTTTTCAGCTTCGTTCGGAGGCCCAGTCCAAATGCA AATTTCGACAAAGACCTCAAGGAATGGCTGCGCAAACTGATTGCTCTGCAACTGTTACTGGCTACAAGAGAGGATCACTGGTTCCTGCTATTCAACATCCTGCGCTGTCCGAATGGTGTCGGGTCCTGGGCCGCCCAATTCCTGCAATTACCTGGAACGCGAGCAGTGCGCCGTGGTTCGCAACAGAACGAACTGCCACTAGACCTAAACTCTCCCGAACTTAACCACTGCATGGCTGTGCTGCAGATTTTGCTGATGCCCGTGAAAAAGCGTAACGAATATCTCAAGAGTCAGGCTCAAGCTCACCGCGAACTTTCTGCTACGACGGGAGCCACTGATCGCTGGATAGTGGTGGATTCCGATGGCGAGGACTCGCATACATCTGCTGGCGAATGCATAGGCTTGAAGGAAAGCGACCTAATCGCACTACTTAACCAGTTGCCTTTCGAGAAAATCTTTAC CTCGGCCCTGCGCATTGAAAAATTTCTGGACGACTATATTCTCGAACCGGATATGATCACTGCCCAACAAATGCTCGCCGTggtagtttttttttcccaaCTTGTGAAAACAATAGGTGATGGACTGCTGACCTACAATAACGAGCGATATAAGCAACTGGCAAAACGGCTTGGTCGTCTGGTCCGACATACCCTGCAATATGTGTTCGATTACAACGAACTGTTCAT AAACAACAACCTCTTCAAATCATCAGATATGTACGAGCGCATCCAAGTGGAATTACAAGCCTTACTTGTACGCGCCTGCGGCTACATATACCGCACCCGAAACCTTGGCACCTGGCAATACTTTTCCACGTTGCCCTTCGGAACCTTGGATGCAGAGGTGATCTGGcacttattttattatctaAATGTGGGTTTCCCCACGGATTTGGCCAACGATTTAGTGAGCAATGCAGAGGCAGCCTTTCAAGCAGAAGACTTTTGGCGCAAATTCGATTTAGCGAATGCCGATGTGGCACCCGAGGATATGTACTACCTCTTGCAGACCTTCTTTGAGATGGCCAACGAACGAAATCGCTCTAAGGATGCAAGTCTCGTCAAGGCAATCTGCCTGCACATCTTTCACATTGGATATATTCATCAATCTACGAGGGAAATTTGCTATAAAACTGCGCGTGATATGCTAGCCAACTTAATGGATGAGGATCTGTTTGGTTGTCTGTTGGTTCAGCTGAAGATGCGATACGGAGAAGTAGATCAAGCGGCTTATCTTTTTAAAGCTCTACCTTTGGAAAACTGGCACCCCAGCATGGATAGCTTTGAAGTGCTATCAAATTGGCTTCTTCACTTTGACTACCAATCTTCGGAGAGTCATTTAGCTCGCTTGATCATCAGTCACTTAAACTGGGGATTAGACTGCGAGGGTCGACTTTTCCTGCCACACAACATACACGTGAGAATGGCTCACCTGGTGAATGAATCTCTGAATAAATACGCTTCGGAGGTTATTGGTGCCTCCGGCATTTCTGAGAGCGTGCGTCAAGTGTCTTCCCTTATTGACTCCACGCAATCGAGTCGAGAGCAGTTTACGAACTGGTGCTGGCGCATGGTCTCCGTCTTGCGGCTTCATCTGATGGACCAAGGAGTGGAGTCCGTAAAGCGCACTCTCCAACATCCCACGGAACCACTACTTTTTATTCCCGAACTGGAAAGAATGGATATGATCTTCCAGGGCGTAAATGAGAACAGACCCCTGGCTTTATATGTGGGTATGTTGGTCAGCCTGCATGGCCATTCTATTCCGCTGATCTGCCAGCATGGATTTAACCTTCTTCAGCAACTGCTTCTGGATCACCGTCACGCGGCCACAATTCGCTGCTTGGAGTTAATCGTACCATTGTTTTTGGAAACGCCAGAAACTCTGGCCAATTGTGAAAG TTTTCAGAGACTTATGACCACTCTGCTAAATGCGGATCGTACCTATTTAAAGCTGGCTAAGGACATGGTCTACGCAAATTCTATCGGCCCAATTCTGGAATTATTAGATAACATGTTGCACCATCAGATTATCTCATATACAAA CTATGGTCTTTGTTCGCCGCTTAATCTTCTCAACATCTGGCTCAACTGTTTTACCACACTGCCAGGATGGTCCCAGAACTCCAATTTATTGTATCTCCTTGATAGAATGCTACGTATTTCGTACCAGTTTCCCGACTGCCGTGCTCAGGCAGTTGAATTTTTCTACAATTACTACAAG GATTGCACAGATTGGAAGTCAGCACCTAAGGGCTCAGCTCTGAAAGCTTTCTTCGGCGGACAGTCTGTCTCTCGCATTCCCTTGATCTCGCCTCAAAACTGCTGGCTGAATTTAGTGATTCTTGAGATTGAGTTCCGTTTAGTGGACACGCGTATCTTTCCCGAACTTTTGCGACAAATTTCCGCTCAACCTGTGGAAGCAGCTCTCAAAAAAACCATCACCTTGAGCAAAACCAACAGCTTTCCCGCCAGCCAGCTGGTGATATTTAAGTACGCTCAACTGCTGGCCAGCATGGACAGCACTCACGCTTTATTTCCTATCGTTTGCCAAAAATTTTTCGAACTCTATCTGTGGCGAGTGCCGACAGAAAACGAATCACTTAACTTTAGTCACAATTTCGGGGTATCCGACAAGTTTTATGAATACAATGTGCCTTTAATGAAATGTATTAAGTCCCAACTGAAGTCCGCTGACTCGTACTATTCTGCACTAGCAACCAAAAACGCCAGTGACGATGCCATGGCCGACTTCTATCGAAACTGTTGCCAGCTAATGCAGAACTGCATGCTTTGGCTGGAGGAAACTCAAATAAATCGCTTTACCAGTGATACAGAGCACCTGCCCGCCCAGTATAATTCTGAGAAGCTACGTGAACTGTTAAGTGGTCATGTCAACCACTGGACGGAGTTCCTATGCCTCGCTTCGTTACGCAAGGAGCAACGCCATCAGGCTGATCAGTGGGGCCGAAAAGTGATGCGACTTCCCAACCAAAAGGCTCCAAGGACACCAGTACAACCCAAGCCCCGACAGCCCCCTGCTCAACACATTAAAAGCCTGCTAAATAGTTACGAGAAGATTGTCGAGAATCCGGTTCATGTTCGTGTGGAACCTATCAAGACGCCGCCGATCGATGGAAATATTGTTATTCAGATTCAGAAAAAAATTAACACGTTGAACTCAACGGCCAA CAACTACCATTATAAGACGTCCGAGTTAAATTCCCTGGACCTGAACTATTTGGAAAGAGTGCCCACACTATACTCTATGATTCCCTATGAAGAAACCAGGCGGAAGGAGTGCACATCCCTGCTCTTCAAGCGAAACTGTACTGCTCCTGCCCTTATAAAACTTACTCCGGAGCATATTCGAATCAACGACGTTATATCCCGAAAACAAACGCAGAATCGGGAAAGGCATGATAAAATCATTGAGGATATATTGATGGCTATGAATGTAGACAGTTTTGCTCAAGCCATCGAGGAATTGGGCGTCTGTGTCGGTGCCCTTCTGGTTGCCCCGTTGGAGTCAAGAGTTACGCAGATTGGCGTGCAGGTGTTCTACCATGTAGTGGATAACCTTAACGAGGTGACAATGAAATTTCAACCAACACATGACCTGTACTTTCAGGTGTTGGAGAAGCTTGGA gtTTACCTGGAAGCAGACCAGGCAACCCAGGGATTGAAGGTTCTTCGTCTGGCGCTCAAACGACCAGATCTTTTAGAACTGCTGGCTGGAGTCTTTGTGCCCAGTCGCACTGACGTGGATCACTTTCTGCCCATGTACGAGTTCCTTATTGACTCGCATCTCAAGCACTGCGATACACAGACTCTGTTCGTACTATTCTCAAAATTCGACCTTTTGGGATGGATGGAGGCCTATCAGCCAAAACTGAGCGAGATCAACCGTCTGCTTTTGTTGGTCCTGCAGGGACTGGAGGCGTGGTCTCAGCCCGATAGCAGTCTGTTACAAGATCTGTTCCGTAGGCATCTAGTGCATATTTTTGGTTACGATTTCCCACAACACTACGGCGAGGTAATGCAGCTCGTTCTGGATCGCACGTCGGATCAAAAACTTATGCCACTTGTTCTTTTGGACCTCCTAAACGCTTTGTTTGTGCGCTCCAACTGTCCGGAGTTGTCTTTGGAGCAAAGCGAAGTGCGGGTGCACGAACTTGCCTTGGACTTTGCCCGACGTCAAAAGCTATTTACCCTAAAGGCGGCGACAGACACACTTCTACTCTTGTCCCGACACTTCCAAAAGGAGCGCCTCCATCATGGACTCCACGGATTGTATCCCAAGCACAAGGATTATTGCCAGGCGCTGGTCCTGTGGTTCACCTCTTTCGGTCATACGCTTCTCGCTTCGGCCATTTGCAGCTATCAAGAGCTACTAGCTGATCAAA TCAGCGATATTGTGTTTGGATCTATTGTGGAGACGTACAGCCCCTGGCTAATCCCCTATACCGAAGAGACGGTTAGTGGCGTAGCCCACTGGATTCGCCAGCTGACTCCTGGACAAAGCAAAGTGCTCTTACCATGGAGCGAGCAGCATGTTAGCAGCTGCAAACCTATGATCCGTTCATTCGTTGCCACCATATTACAAGTACTGCAGTATCTGCCTTCGTCAAACAAGATTCTGGAGCACGTATTCGCCTGGTACGTGCATCACTTTGCCCAATCCAACACAGCAGGCCACGTGCTGGCGCCCATTCACGAGGGATTGGCTCAATTGCCCTGGGAACGTTTCCTACCGCCGGCACAACACGTGGAGTGGCTCTATGATAGCCTGAACAAATTTCTGCCAGAATCACACGCCATGCTGGGTCACATATTCATTCGAATTGAATGGAATAATTGGTTTGCTCAGATGCCCCAGCCAGTGTCGATTCTCTCCCGACTATTCACCATATTCGTAAAGATCGCCTTCGAACCTAACATTCACATGCACCCCAATACCAGCAAGATTCTAGAGGATGCCATTCATTATCCATGGCATTTGGTGGACTACACtgagctggagcagctgctcaaGTGGTTCGTGGCCAGTGTGGAGCCCGCCATTGCCCTTAAGATCCCAGCCGAGAGTAACTATGCGGACCGCGCTGTTTTGGA ACTCCTTCGCCTGGCTTGTGCCATGTTGCCGGAACGCTCTGCGCAGGATGCTGTTGTTCTGGGTACCGCCAAACGAATGCTCTACACCCGCTCCATGGTTCGCATGCAGAGAGCATGCGGAGCCAAGCACCAAAAGCTATTAGTGACAAAGGAGGGCGAGCGTGCGTTTAGTAACGCGTTTCTAGAGCTGCTGGATAGCATCAATGGGGccatcagcagctgcagtgAGCATCGTACAATGGAAGAACAACGTAGAGAAGCACTCAACCTCATGCTGGAGCTGGTTGCGCCCACTCAGACGCAGAGCCAGGAAGTGTCCAA CATACACATTAAGGCCCTTGTTTGGTGGCAGCAGCGTTGTTCTCCGGGCAACCTGGTCATGTGCTCCACCCTGCCCGCCATCGGTCACCTTAACACatacatcgccagcatttATTCACTGTTGGAGACCAGCATAGAGAACTACTTTCGCACCTCGCCGGAGAGTGCACCCTGGCACGCGCCCAGCTGGCAAGGTTTAATGGAGGCACTGAGCATGTCGCTGCCGAAACTGGACCTTATGCCGATCATGCAGGGTAGCTACTTCTTCTCCCTGCACGTTTTCGTGGTCTACAAGATGGAGGAGATCGTGACGAATGGCGATAAGGTGACCTTTTTGCAAGACCTCACCCAGTTACTGGAGAATTTGAAAACCAGCCCACTGACAGAACCGCGGATGGCCCTAGTTTGGGGCGTGATCATTGCACGGGGCTGTCAAATTGCGCAGTTCAACCAGCAGGTGAAAAAGCCACTTCACATGCTGGCGAGGCACCTACAGATTGCATCAACTAAGGCCGAAGGCTGGGGCGATGGTCTGCTGGGAGTGATTGGTCTCAAATCGGAGGTTATTACCAACAG ACGAAAGGTGTTAACCCGTTGCTTGGCTTGCGTGATCTTCTCGCTGTTTCCAGCTAATAGGGACCTTCGTTTGCCATCAGAAGAGTACGAGAGTGCGCTCCGGGAGCTATCTATGCTGCTGGCCAACAAGAAGTTCACCGACATCAAGCCCTTGATTGTTCGGGCCGTTAGCCTGCTCAAGGAGACCACATTTCCTGACATCCGGGCCATACCTCATATGGTCTGCCGCCTAATCAGCATCTTCTATGAGGAGAGCTACCTGACAACCATTCCAGAGGTCTGGGACTTTGCCTTCAAGTTGAT